Part of the Henckelia pumila isolate YLH828 chromosome 2, ASM3356847v2, whole genome shotgun sequence genome is shown below.
ataatatcatgttattgtcagaaatgataaaaaaaattagtttttaaaaacttgttataaatcctgggaggatgttaagacgacatcccacactcccagtaagggatacgacaagtataaaagcctctaagatttttaaataataatgtgatatgattatacattactgcgtatataattttattgtgtaattatatttgtataatttcatgttattatataagaggttgtctatgacaccgaccttataataacgtgatatgattatacattactgcttatataattttattgtctaattatatttgtataatttcatgttattatatgagaggctgtctatgacactgaccttataataacgtgatatgatatatatttattatgtatatatactaactatatcaatatataatttcatgttattatataagaggttgtctaggacactgaccttataataacgtgatatgatatatatattttattgcgtatatttaattatgattatcattatatgcatcacatgattatcacaaatttttattcaacacatactcgattttttcttacccccaacggtaacaaacggctagtttttgccctataaatatgttcactcaaactcattttcaatcacaccaaattcactctatctctcaaaataatttctcctcgatttttcgaagatgaatatgatggcatttataaggctatttttcataacgactatgatcatcatgctcacgagtcttgtactcaccagcgattttccaccacatattttttctctatttgtacacgcacttgtaatcttcgttattccattattttgtattgtcgtactaatagaaattaactaataaaatgcgttgttatttttctagtaccactatgtcaaatttggcaaagattaaatttgttgcgctcgatatcactggaaagaattatataccatggactcttgatgtagagatgcatcttgagtcattgggtttaaatgataccatcaaagaaaataatatatcatcctcacaagaaaaggcaaagtctatgattttcttaagtagacatcttgatgaaggattgaaatgtgagtatctcacagaaaaagacccaataattttatgaaaagggctgaaagaaagatttgagcatataaggaaagttatactcccgaccgcccgtgatgaatggaatacgttgagattccaagactttaaaaaagtcagtgattacaattctgcgatgtatcgaatagtctcgcaattgaaattttgtgggcatgttgttactgagatggaaatgcttgaaaaaacattttccacattccacgcatcaaatataactctacaacaacagtatagagtgcgtggatttttgagatattctgaactcatcgcatgtcttcttgtggcggaaaagaacaacgaatttttagtaagaaatcatcaatcccgacccactggttcaacggcattttcagaagcaaatgtcgtaattaaaaataaaaaccaaaatcaaaggcatagacaatattttggtcgtggacgaggtcgaggaagtgggcgtggacgtggacgtggacgtggacgtaaaaattatcgcggtcgtggtcgtggctgtggatatgaaaataatcgagatagttatttcaataactcatctcaaaagaacatcacgaaccacccaccaaaaaggcagcatgaaaatacgagtgaaaataaaaatcacttaaaaagatctgagagtgtttgttatagatgtggcactccagggcattggtcacatatttgtcgaacccctaagcacctatgtaagctctataaagaatcgacaaaggggaaaggaaaagagaccaattttattgaaaatactgaccatttaattggttcaactagtttcaatgctgcagattttttgaatgatttcgaagacatagattaaaagattggtgggactagattgtaacaaatttgtatttttcatgcattcttgtattataaagcatgttatattttgcatttgtattgcacttaatttttctttattgcatttttgtgaagtttgatatggaaaatgctatgagcaaacatggaaataatatcatggaaatttgcataccggatagtggtacaacgcacactattctgcgagatgaaaaatatttcatggaaataaaaccaacaaaaataatggtgaataccatatcaggtcctgtagacttgattgaaggttgtggtaaagcacaatttttgttaccaaatggtacaaaatttcggataaatgatgctttatattcaccacaatcgaaaagaaatttgttgagttttaatgacatatattctcatggatatgatactgagacaataactgatggaaatcataaatatatgtgtcttaccacatataaatcaggaaagaaatatgtggttgaaaaattatcaatgctccctactggattgcattatacacatataaggtcaatcgaatcaaatatggtggttaataattcttcaatattaaccaattggcatgatcgattgggacatcctggttcaataatgatgcgaagaattattaaaaatacacatggtcatccattgaaagaccagaagatctttcagaataataagtttcaatgtaaaacatgttctcttggaaaacttattataagaccatcaccagctaaaatccaaacataatcactcatatttcttgaacgtattcagggtgatatttgtgggccaattcatccaccatgtggaccatttcgatattttatggtattgatcgatgcctccagcagatggtcacatgtatgcttattgtcaactcaaaatatggcatttgcaagattaatggctcaaataataaaattgcggaatcaatttcccgattatacaatcaagaaaataagacttgataatgctagagaatttacttcccaaactttcaatgactattgtatgtcaatggaaattactgttgaacatcatgttgctcatgttcatacacagaatggattagctgaatcattgattaaacgtctacaactgattgctagaccaatgattatgagaacaaaactccctatttctatatggggacatgcaattttacatgttgcggcattaattcgcatcagaccaagtgcatatcataaattctccctaTTGCAatttgcatttggtaaagaaccaaacatttctcatctgagaatttttggacgtatggtgtatgtgcctattgcaccacctcaacgatcaaaaatggatcctcaaagaaaaatcggtatttatatcggttatgatagcccatcaatcattcgatatcttgagcctcagacaggcgatgtgtttacagcacgttttgctgattgtcattttaatgaagaaatcttcccaatgttagggggagaaaagaaacacatcgaaaaggaaatcacatggtatgtaccatcattgttacatttggatccaaggaccaaaaaatgtgagaaagatgtacaacaaattgtgcacttgcaaagaattgcaaatcaaatgccagatgcatttgcagacacaaaaagggtaacaaaatcatatatacatgttgtaaatgcccctgctcgaattgaaattccaaagaaataaatttgaagacactcatgatgtcataaaacgcttgaagcgtggaaggtcagtcggttccaaggataaaaatcctcggaaaagaaaggcatagagaaacacgatgatcataaaatataaaatgatgttccagaagaaacacctgatgataaaaatattctgtcagaaccacaaactgacgagaatcgtgaaatctctatcaattatattaatactgaaaaaatatggaaccgaaaagatatagaagatattgatgagatattttcttataatgtggcatgtgacatcataaatgaaaatgaggatcatgaaccaaaatcttttggtgaatgtaaaactcgtcatgattgggccaaatggaaagatgtcattcaggttgaattggattcgctaaataaacgtaatgtttttggacctatagtcctcacacctaaaggtgtaaaacctgttggatacagatgggtttttattcgaaagcgaaataagaaaaatgaaatagcaagatataaagctagacttgttgcacaaggtttttctcaaaggcctggaattgattatgaagaaacgtattctcctgttatggatgcaattacatttcgatatttgattagtttggccgtgtctgaaaatttggaaatgtgtcttatggatgttgttacagcttacttatacggatcacttgatagtgatatatacatgaaaatccctgaaggatttaagatgtctgaagcacaaagttcaaaacccagagaattttattctgtaaaattgcaaagatcattatatgggttgaagcaatccggccgaatgtggtataatcggctaagtgagcacttgatgaaaaagggatatgtaaatgatccaatatgcccttgtgttttcatcaagaaaacaacatccggatgtgtaattattgctgtatatgttgatgatttaaatatcattgaaacgaataaagaaattcaagaagttatgatgtacttgaaagaagaattcgaaatgaaggatcttgggaaAATCAAGTATTGCTTGGGTTTGCAAATTGAAccaaaagaatgtggaatttttgttcatcaggaaaattatacagaaaagatccttaaatattttaatatggataaatcaaatccattaagtactccaatggttgtaagatcattaaacatagaaaaggatccatttcgtccatgtgaagatgatgaagttattcttggtccataagtaccatatctaagtgtcattggtgcccttatgtatcttgcaaattgcactagacctgatatatattttgctgtaaatttattagcaagattcagttcatatccaacaaagaggcactggaatggaattaaacatatatgccgttatctacgaggaacgacaaatttgggacttttgtactcaaaagacaccaatcaaagtatcattggttatgctgatgctggatatttatctgatccacataagacacgttcccaaaccggatatgtatttactcgtggaggcacaaGAATTTCTTGGTGTTCACAGAAAAACACActagtaacaacttcatcaaatcacgccgagattattgcgctacatgaagcaagtcgtgaatgtgtttggctaaaatcaatgacacaacatatccaaacttcttgtggattatcagtaaacAAGAATCCTGCGacgctgtatgaagataatgctgcatgtattgctcaaatgaaagaaggatacatcaaaagtgacagaaccaaacatatcccctcAAAGTTcattgcctacactcaagagcttgagaagaataaagatattgatatctgttacattcaatcaagtgagaactcatcagatctcttcacaaaggcgctTCCTACGACATTATTCagaaagtatatatataatattgggatGCAAAATCTACAGCGTATGTGAAGAATCGATCgtattaacatgagggggagtttacgtggctgcactctttttttcttgctatggtttttatcccactgggtttttcctagtcaggtttttaacgaggcaataTACAAACACgtaatatcacgatcatcatcacaagggggagtattggaaattatatattaaaattagattgaaaattattgtgatggtgatgcaatgatattttaattttgattatgtaatggatgacatatttatttttggacatttctcaattgagaatctataaatagacctcaaCATTTGTGAAGAAATAACACAAGTTTAGGGAGAAGATTTTATAAgtgtttggtttgatatatattttgagttttagagtttttagtttttaccataaatttttacttttcacaacaATATTTATATCTGAGAGTATTAAAATATAGAGTAGGCCTTTTATagatttgatttatatatataataaataattatatttttgatataaaaataatattattttatgattcAAATAAAACTAGATTAGAGATAAAATTAGATCTATCTGACTCACAAATTCAAAACAAACAATACCCCGAGACCGTTTTGTTCaccatattactaatatatgtataactcatctcaTCTCATCCCACGTTCTTcccatcatattatttatctatatattaactgtttattttacatcaatcaaatcattaattatttatctcacatcaatcaaatcattgaattcaaattacaatattatcccttataaataatataatttttattttatttattgttaaaagaacaaaaaatttaatcaatcaaatcaaataaaccataatctatcaatcaaatccaatactattttaactatcatttcttatttatttttttattacattatactacttatctatatattacttatatcatACCCCAAACCAAACAGTGCCTTATAATgtagtatttattttaattgatagattatagttaatataatatattttttattgatatattatagtttttttgatttgattgagtaaattttagataaaatgataaattattattttgatcttttaacaattaataaagtatgaataatattatttataaaaaataatataataatttaaattcaatgactTGAtagatataagataaatatttaatggtttgattgatttaagataaataattgatgaataaataaataatatgacaaaaacaCGCATGATTggataatataaattatatactaTGATAATATATGAAACCAAAGTCCGAACGATGACTTAAGAAAAATCTTTGTTGGCTGTATCATAAGgccaaaaaaatgttttttgcGCATGATTGGATAAGATAAATTATATACTATGATAATATATGAAACCAAAGTACAAACGAtgacttaaaaaaaatctttgttGGCTGTATAATAAGgcaaaaaagtgtttttttggtTAATAAGGTGTTTGAATGACCAAATAAgtgtttaaaaaaacatttttttaagtcaaaaaaaaactttttcaaaagcaaaaaattataactaaaaaaattacttattttttaaaatcactaCAAAATCTAAACGGgctttgaattatttatttagtAAAAACAAATGACAACCAATTATAAGCCCAACGATGCAATCTATATATATAGCAATAAACTAACAATAACAAAGCCATATTTGTGTCTTCGCCAACCTTTGGTCTGATCTCTCCATCTTCTCTGTGTTTTCCATTTCACGGTGAAGATGATTCAAAGGATTCTCCCAAGGGCGTTTTCGGGAAAACCCTCTTCCCTCCTGCGCACCGCTGCTGCTTCACAATCCACTCTAGCTCAACCGCTTCAGAAAGATGACACCATTCTTCCGGAAATGCCCCCGTTCGACTACACTCCCCTTCCTTACACTGGCCCCTCCGCCGAAGAAATTCTCAGCAAACGCCACCAATATCTCAGCCCCGCTGTTTTTCATTTTTACAAAAATCCAGTACGTGTTTGTGTTTTGGGTTTCTTAGATTTGTTGTGCGCAAAACCATGGATTTCTTTTTTCTGATCATTTGATGCAAAAGGTGGTAAAATAGCGTATGGGTTGGAGATTTGTTCGTTCATTGATATTTTGTTGTTTTCGCAATCCATGACTGGTTTTATGACAAATTTGTGATAAAGCTGggatctttttctttttttggtttGTTATTCTTTTGGATTCGTTTTCTAtctttataataatttttttttctgccTCTTTTGTTGATGGGCTGTCGTGGAAATTAAATCGCTTTACAGATCAATTTGGTGGAAGGAAAAATGCAGTATTTATTTGACGACAAGGGCCGGAGGTATTTGGATGCATTTGGGGGAATCGCCACCGTTTGTGTTGGGCACTGCCACCCGCAAGTGGTGGATGCTATAGTGAATCAGACAACTCGTTTGCAGCATTCCACCATTTTGTACTTGAATCCTGCTATTGCAGATTTTGCCGAGGCACTCGCGTCCAAGTTCAGTGGAGATCTTAAGGTTTGTATTCGGAGAATATCGCTGTCTTTATATGATAATTTCAGTTTAGATTTTTATCTCAATATGGTAGGATTCTTTTATCCTTTTATTTTGGGCTGTTTAAAGTAAACATTCGATAACTCCACTGTTTATGGATGTAATTTATTTCTTTACTTGAATTTGCTTGATTTGGATGTGGTTGTTTTCTTGTATCTTGCTGTTTAAGGTTATTTTAAGGTATGAATCTATTGTTTTTGGATGAATCAATACTTCGCAAGCTTTGTGATTTGTACATAGGATTGGATTCTTGTGCCTTGTTGTTTCAGGTTGTTTACTTCACAAATTCGGGCACCGAGGCGAATGAGCTTGCTTTGCTGATGGCTCGTTTGTACACTGGTTGTCATGATGTCATATCAATAAGGAATGGGTATCATGGCAATGCTGCTGGAACAATGGGAGCCACTGCTCAAAGTAGTTATAAGTTCAACGTTGTCCAGGTATGTATAATGTTGTAACATCTAGTTGAGGCTCGAGAATTAACTTTTAAGGTTTCACTAGTGATTAATCCTTCTAGAATTGCTAAACAAAAAACATGAGTTACTTTTTTCTGATTTTTCTTGTGAAAGCCTTAATTTTATTGGATCATGCTGGCACCTATTTGTTACAGAGTGGAGTCCACCATGCACAGAACCCGGACCAGTACCGAGGCATATTTGGCTCTGATGGACTGAAATATGCTAGAGATGTTGAAGATATGGTTACTTATGGAACATCTGGCAATGTTGGTGCATTTATTTCTGAAGCCATTCAGGtatttatttgatgtaaatGTGGTCAAATATGGCATCTGGGAATCCTTGCAAAGTCGTTTGTTCCTCATGCATATGAGTTGTCTTCGGACAGGGCGTGGGTGGAATTATGGAGTTGGCTCCTGGATATTTGCCGGCTGTTTATGACACCATCAGAAAGGCAGGAGGGCTTTGCATAGCTGACGAAGTGCAATCGGGTTTTGGTCGAACTGGCAGCCATTTTTGGGGGTTTGAAGCTCATGGGGTCATGCCTGATATTGTAACAATGGCCAAGGTAGTGCTTTAATATTCCATCTCATATCTCTAGTGCAGTCAGGTGCTAAAGAATTTTTCTAATGTAATATGgctgaatcaatttttttttatttaatgcttataaagaaaaaaatatactcGGTTGAAGGCTTAGTATGGAGGGGCGACCGCCCTTGCTAGCTAGACTCTTCCTTCGCCACTTTCCCAATCTTGTTGTGCCTAATCACCCTGATTTTCGAATTTATTACTTCAGGGCATTGGGAATGGAATTCCTTTGGGGGCAGTGGTCACGACTCCGGAAATTGCACAAGTGTTGAGTCGCCGAAGTTATTTCAACACCTTTGGAGGCAATCCTGTATGTACCGCTGCTGGTCTTGCCGTTCTTAAAGTAATAGAAAACGAGAACCTTCAGCAGAACGCCTTTGTAGTTGGATCACATCTGAAACAACGTCTCACTTCCCTGAAAGATAAATTTGACAGTAAGTCTTCTTTCCAAACGATAATATCAAACATGAAAGTGATAACTTCGTTTACTTCACATTATCTGCTTTTGTAAATGGCAATTGTATGTTTTTTGTCGTGCAGTTATTGGGGATGTTAGGGGAAGAGGTTTGATGCTTGGGGTCGAACTCGTGAAGGATCGCCAGCTGAAAACTCCTGCCAAGGTTGAGATTCTCCAAGTAATGGAACAGATGAAAGGTTACGTTCTTGTATCTTCCTTCATATGTAGATATAAAAAAGATGAGAAAGGTTTTATATTAAGTCTTGTTAAAACTTGATATGCTCCACCACCACCTACACAGTGGACTGATCTCTCTGGTTGCATTCTACATGGATTCGGACAGTCGACACCCACACCACAAATTCTTGCTAACATGacgtcttttctttgatttttagagTTGGGAGTATTGATAGGAAAAGGCGGCTTCTTTGGCAATGTGTTCAGGATCACTCCGCCACTCTGTTTCACAAAGGCAGACGCCGGTTCGTTTCGACTTTCACCAGCATTCGAAACTCCTTTTCTTATTTCTTTCATATGCCTGCTTTCTTGAGATAAATATGCGTTCATTTCTTTGTTTTGGTTGCAGATTATCTTGTGGATGTAATGGACTATAGTTTGTCGAAATTGTGAAGCTGGGCGCGAAAAAATCCAGGTTAAAGACGACGGGATAAAGGCTTGACCTTGCTTCTGGAAACAAGGAGACACTGAGACATCACCTCGTTGTCTCTATCTCCGTTCTTCTATGTGTTCTATGTATTTGTAAtatcaacaacaataataatacaaGCCTGCCTGTGTTTTTTTCCTTGGGAAAATTTTACTTTTTGCCGACCTGGAAAATGAAAGCCTTGTGAATAGGACTTGAAGTATTCTAGATTCTAATGATATTGGATCGTTTCATGTTGTCTTTAGGGTTGTCGAATTTGAATTTATATTCTAGTGTTCGAGTTCGATTCGAAGCTCAAAAGTTTAATATTCTAATTTGATTTGAACAAACGATCGAGTTCTGCTTGAAATATTTGGATATGTTCATAAGCTACATGAAAATTAAAGTTCGAAATAAGCAGGTATTTTGTGAGACAGTTCATGATTATTTATTCGTGAGATTGATCGTCctgattcatatatatataatgaaaaataatcattttggcaaaaaaaaaaaaaaaaacttttttaccATTTGGGTCAAGAAATAAATCTTTCTAAACAAAGTTAACATGTGAAGCGGTCTAACAAGAGTTTTTGTGTTGAACGGAATATTTAAGTTTGATAATTtcatatacaaattaaatatttttcaagccGACTCGATTCGTGGTATATTATGGTTTAATATTTCTTAAAAACAAGAACATAATTGTGTGAGTGTTTTACGTTAAcgtgaaaaatcaataaatgaAGTTTACTTCACGTTGCTCTACGTAATGAATTCATTGATCGATAGACTCAAATAATTAACTAGTATATATTTCTTGCGATTTCATATGATgccataattttaaattttgtatcaaacttataatttatttacGTGTACCATTTGAAAATATAAGATAAGTGAGTTAATTATAAAACTAGCTAGCGTTTTTGCACTCATATTGCTTATATGAATAGTTAGAGATTatgcgaaatttattttttacaataatattttatgttaatgGATGATATCATcgtttaaaaattcaaaattacaaatatcttttttaatatatatatatatataattttgatcaccTCTAGGGTGCAGGATTTTTCGTGTGCGACCACCGTTGCGTTCTTGTATagttagaataattatttaaaataataattttctttattttcaaattaataaattttaacattattatttttattaggaGTGGTATAACTATTTAGAAATTTAGAATTATAGatatgaattttaaaaatacttaattaatttaaatttttttgaaaagtgGATAGTGTTATACCAAAACATCAAAAGTAGTTGCTCTAAGTGTTTAgtgctttattattattattattattattatttaggaAATGTCTAATgctttatatatgtaatataaattataactaaatatatataaattatgtgACTAACgaggaattttttttaactaaGCTACTAATATGCATAAACTATATTTATTAATAGGCTAATTAATGGAATTAAGTGATCCAcacattataatatttttattttaaaatgaaCTAAACTATTAATACAAAAATGCATATAGTATTTTTTTGGATTGTCTTTTTGAGTTGAACGAATAGTTGGTTATAATTGACTTTCAAATAAGGGATTTCGTCTCAAACTTCATATCACACTGAAAACGAATTATAAGTCATCAACATATTATATTATTGACTATTCAACAAACCACATGGCTCTATTATGAAGagcttaatttaattattagtCTTGAAATACCCAAACACAACACATTAAAAAATCTAATGGAGTTTTGGGGGGGTTAACTGCATCAATTCCAGATGACGAATTCAATTAATGTGACCAAATCCTAGACTTACGCTTCCTATGTTTACTTTTCTTTTATTAGTAAAGGTCGCACGTCGGTGCATGAATACAGAGGTGGTGCGAATTCACGTACTTAATATGTCCAAAGGGAACGTTTTAGCAAGTTTATGGTTACTTAAAAATTGTAATAAATTCAATTGCACAATTCCACATGCCATCACACATATTTAAATGCTAAATATGTTATATGGGGTGATGTTTAATCATATATCTATATCCATATGATTGGCTATAAATAGCCAACAGCAGCATTCACATTCTCATTCAAATCTAAATTCCCAAAATACATAAACACAAATATCACAATGGCCATGCATAGAATCTCCATTTTCATCATGTTTTCTGTAGCTTTAACTTCCCACATGTTTCCGTCAGATGCCCAAAATTCGGCCCAAGATTACGTCAACGCTCACAATACGCCCCGTGGGCAGGTGGGGCTCGGAGGCGTGACATGGAACGTAACGCTCGCCAACTATGCGCAAAACTACGCCAATCAAAGGATCGGcgactgtgctttgactcactCGAATGGCCCTTACGGCGAAAACTTAGCAAAAGGTAGCAGCAGCACGTTCACTGGCTTGGCGGCGGTGAATTTGTGGGTGGCAGAAAAATCGTGCTACGACTACACCACAAACTCGTGCACAGGGGGGAAGCAGTGCTTGCACTATACTCAAGTGGTGTGGCGTGACTCGATCCGGATCGGGTGCGCCCGTGCACAGTGTAGCAACGGATGGTATTATGTGGTTTGCAGTTATGATGCCCCGGGGAACTGGGTTGGGGAGTGGCCATATTAAGCAAAatgttataatatataatataggaCATGGTTTGAATAAAAATTATACAAGAATATGTAATAGTACTAATGGAAGAAgtagtgtgtgtgtgtttatCAAGAAAAATCCCATCCTTTGTTTTAGTGGGACTGTGGGAGAGGGATAATAAACAGAAATGTGCATGTTTATCGTCTAGCTACATGTTAGTgcatgttcattgagttttgTTGCATCTATAAAAagttaatatttgattttgatgtgatttgaaatctattatgaattataattatattataaataagttagagattaatttgagtttttttCTCTCTAAGTTATTTAACAATGATcataaattttgtaaaaaaaaaaatcaataatagtAATGCTAAAATTCAAGTTTATAACCAATTTCGCTCccctcaaattttaaaatttctaaatcttttaaattttatacgAAAACATAAGCTctcaaatttatatatatttgtgaaatAGATGCATGCTTCTTGTTAACAATTTAAAGaacaattttatttagaaaaacatattatattaattatatttgataattatattttaaaaaaagttatttcgatgatttcaaaaataaaagcaATTTCATATAAAATATTCATTTAGACTTTTTAAATATGATATTCGGCACAGTCATCAATTCTTGAAAGCATCGTTAGTACtacaatataattataactacTATTT
Proteins encoded:
- the LOC140881617 gene encoding alanine--glyoxylate aminotransferase 2 homolog 3, mitochondrial-like → MIQRILPRAFSGKPSSLLRTAAASQSTLAQPLQKDDTILPEMPPFDYTPLPYTGPSAEEILSKRHQYLSPAVFHFYKNPINLVEGKMQYLFDDKGRRYLDAFGGIATVCVGHCHPQVVDAIVNQTTRLQHSTILYLNPAIADFAEALASKFSGDLKVVYFTNSGTEANELALLMARLYTGCHDVISIRNGYHGNAAGTMGATAQSSYKFNVVQSGVHHAQNPDQYRGIFGSDGLKYARDVEDMVTYGTSGNVGAFISEAIQGVGGIMELAPGYLPAVYDTIRKAGGLCIADEVQSGFGRTGSHFWGFEAHGVMPDIVTMAKGIGNGIPLGAVVTTPEIAQVLSRRSYFNTFGGNPVCTAAGLAVLKVIENENLQQNAFVVGSHLKQRLTSLKDKFDIIGDVRGRGLMLGVELVKDRQLKTPAKVEILQVMEQMKELGVLIGKGGFFGNVFRITPPLCFTKADADYLVDVMDYSLSKL
- the LOC140885214 gene encoding pathogenesis-related leaf protein 6-like, encoding MAMHRISIFIMFSVALTSHMFPSDAQNSAQDYVNAHNTPRGQVGLGGVTWNVTLANYAQNYANQRIGDCALTHSNGPYGENLAKGSSSTFTGLAAVNLWVAEKSCYDYTTNSCTGGKQCLHYTQVVWRDSIRIGCARAQCSNGWYYVVCSYDAPGNWVGEWPY